The Cucumis melo cultivar AY chromosome 6, USDA_Cmelo_AY_1.0, whole genome shotgun sequence genome includes a region encoding these proteins:
- the LOC127150074 gene encoding uncharacterized protein LOC127150074: MRIDTSSATIISVVHSRSNHGQTRLLDRSSLTIIVAGPSRFYNDSMSSLKEEGSWSIVWNCFGKHTFELGHSCRRPPRMRIIKYWNSNPSLPQRVVSHFLRMRYAIRCWVDNQATQKALVGDPSRKPAERQVQAVRRHLLRSPPKKKLNYKLNFMKLWNGLKYKIEITKH; this comes from the exons atgaggattgacacttcctctgcgaccattatatcagtcgtgcattccag gagcaatcacggacaaacaaggctgctagacagaagcagccttacaatcatagtagcgggtccaagtcgtttctacaacgacagtatgagctcgctgaaagaagagggcagctggtcgatcgtgtggaattgtttcgggaaacacacgtttgagctgggacattcgtgtcgcaggccgccgaggatgcgcat aattaaatactggaactccaatcccagcctaccccaaagggtagtcagccactttctgaggatgagatatgcgatcaggtgttgggtagacaaccaggctactcaaaaggccttggttggggacccaagccgaaagcccgcagaacggcaagtgcaagcagttcgtcgacatcttctTCGCAGTCCACccaaaaagaaattgaattacaagctaaacttcatgaagctttggaacggattgaagtacaagatagaaatcaccaagcattag